From Rhizobium sp. NZLR1, a single genomic window includes:
- the rimM gene encoding ribosome maturation factor RimM (Essential for efficient processing of 16S rRNA), whose translation MTKLENPVLMATIGGAQGLRGEVRAKAYTADPSSLGDYGHLHSMDGRSFEVLEIRETKNIVVVRFRGVNDRNAAEALNGLELYIERDNLPDEELEDDEFYYADLEGLEARDDKGVSYGTVTGVFDFGGGDLLELKGPGKRPVLIPFSEASVLEIDLEAGTLLIDPLAAGLVDDSEELSKFTADKPKKKK comes from the coding sequence ATGACAAAGCTTGAAAACCCCGTTCTGATGGCAACGATCGGTGGCGCGCAAGGCCTCCGGGGAGAGGTGCGTGCCAAGGCCTACACAGCCGATCCGAGCTCACTTGGCGACTACGGCCACCTGCACAGCATGGACGGCCGCAGCTTCGAAGTGCTGGAAATCCGCGAGACGAAGAATATCGTCGTCGTCCGTTTCCGCGGCGTCAACGACCGCAATGCCGCCGAGGCGCTGAACGGGCTTGAGCTCTATATCGAGCGCGACAACCTGCCGGACGAAGAACTGGAGGACGACGAGTTCTACTATGCCGATCTCGAAGGTCTCGAAGCACGCGACGACAAGGGCGTCAGCTATGGCACGGTCACCGGCGTCTTCGATTTCGGCGGCGGCGACCTGCTGGAACTCAAGGGTCCGGGCAAACGCCCGGTGCTAATCCCCTTCTCCGAAGCCTCGGTGCTGGAGATCGATCTCGAGGCCGGAACGCTGCTGATCGATCCACTGGCGGCAGGGCTGGTCGACGATTCCGAAGAGCTTTCGAAATTCACCGCGGACAAGCCGAAAAAGAAGAAGTAA
- the ffh gene encoding signal recognition particle protein gives MFENLQDRLGSILNGLTGRGALSEADVSAALREVRRALLEADVALDVVRSFTDRVREKAVGAEILKSIKPGQMVVKIVHDELIEMLGGEGVGIDLHAAAPVVVMMVGLQGSGKTTTTAKIAHRLSTRDKKKVLMASLDTRRPAAQEQLRQLGAQANIDTLPVISGQSPTDIAARAVQAAKLGGHDVVILDTAGRTHIDEPLMAEMADIKKRSNPHEILLVADSLTGQDAVNLARSFDERVGITGLVLTRMDGDGRGGAALSMRAVTGKPIKLIGVGEKMSELEEFHPRRIADRILGMGDIVSLVERAAENIDAEKAAAMAAKMAKGKFDLDDLADQLRQMQKMGGMGGIMGMMPGMSGMKDKMAAAGLDDRLFGRQIAIIQSMTKAERTNPDLLKHSRKKRIAAGSGTDAAAINKLLKMHRQMADMMKMMGGKGKGGMMKQMMGGLAGKMGLGGGMGGMGGGMPDLSNIDPRQLEALQKQAEAAGLGKPGGGMPGLGGLPGGLSGLGGAKLPGLGGGFPGLPGLPKKK, from the coding sequence TGCGCTCCTTTACCGACCGCGTGCGTGAAAAGGCCGTCGGCGCCGAGATCCTGAAGTCGATCAAGCCCGGCCAGATGGTCGTCAAGATCGTCCATGACGAACTGATCGAGATGCTGGGCGGCGAAGGTGTCGGCATCGACCTGCATGCGGCGGCCCCCGTCGTCGTCATGATGGTCGGCCTGCAGGGCTCCGGCAAGACGACGACGACGGCCAAGATCGCCCACCGCCTGTCGACGCGCGATAAGAAGAAAGTGCTGATGGCGTCGCTCGACACGCGCCGTCCGGCAGCCCAGGAGCAACTTCGCCAGCTCGGCGCCCAGGCCAATATCGACACGCTGCCTGTCATATCAGGCCAGTCGCCGACCGATATCGCCGCCCGCGCCGTCCAGGCGGCCAAGCTCGGCGGCCATGACGTCGTCATCCTCGATACCGCCGGCCGCACCCATATCGACGAGCCCTTGATGGCCGAGATGGCCGACATCAAGAAGCGCTCGAACCCGCATGAAATCCTGCTGGTCGCCGACAGCCTCACCGGTCAGGACGCCGTCAACCTCGCCCGCAGTTTCGACGAGCGCGTCGGCATCACCGGCCTGGTGCTGACCCGCATGGACGGCGACGGTCGCGGCGGTGCTGCCCTTTCGATGCGCGCCGTCACCGGCAAGCCGATCAAGCTGATCGGCGTCGGCGAGAAGATGAGCGAGCTCGAGGAGTTCCATCCCCGCCGCATCGCTGACCGCATCCTCGGCATGGGCGACATCGTTTCGCTCGTCGAGCGCGCGGCCGAGAATATCGACGCCGAGAAGGCGGCCGCCATGGCCGCCAAGATGGCCAAGGGCAAATTCGACCTTGACGACCTCGCCGACCAGCTGCGCCAGATGCAGAAGATGGGCGGTATGGGCGGCATTATGGGGATGATGCCCGGCATGTCGGGCATGAAGGACAAGATGGCCGCAGCCGGCCTCGACGACCGGCTTTTCGGCCGTCAGATCGCCATCATCCAGTCGATGACCAAGGCCGAGCGCACCAATCCCGACCTGCTCAAGCATTCGCGCAAGAAGCGCATCGCCGCCGGCTCCGGCACCGATGCCGCCGCCATCAACAAACTTCTGAAGATGCACCGCCAGATGGCGGACATGATGAAGATGATGGGCGGCAAGGGCAAAGGCGGCATGATGAAGCAGATGATGGGCGGCCTTGCCGGCAAGATGGGGCTTGGCGGTGGCATGGGCGGTATGGGTGGCGGTATGCCCGATCTCTCGAATATCGATCCCCGGCAGCTCGAAGCCTTGCAGAAGCAGGCAGAAGCGGCGGGACTTGGAAAGCCGGGTGGGGGTATGCCCGGTCTCGGCGGTCTGCCGGGTGGTTTGTCGGGCCTCGGCGGCGCCAAGCTGCCGGGCCTTGGCGGTGGTTTCCCGGGATTGCCCGGATTGCCGAAGAAGAAGTGA
- the rpsP gene encoding 30S ribosomal protein S16 gives MALKIRLARGGSKKRPYYHVVLADARSPRDGRFLESLGSWNPMLAKDDEKRVQLNAERIKHWIEQGAQPTDRVLRFLDEAGVAKREVKNNPVKAKPGKRAQERAAEKAQKVADADAAAADAAE, from the coding sequence ATGGCACTGAAAATTCGTCTCGCCCGCGGTGGCTCCAAGAAGCGCCCGTACTACCACGTCGTTCTCGCCGATGCGCGCAGCCCGCGTGACGGCCGCTTCCTCGAAAGCCTCGGTTCCTGGAACCCGATGCTTGCCAAGGACGATGAGAAGCGCGTTCAGCTGAACGCCGAGCGTATCAAGCATTGGATCGAACAAGGCGCCCAGCCGACCGATCGCGTTCTGCGCTTCCTCGATGAAGCCGGCGTTGCCAAGCGCGAAGTCAAGAACAACCCGGTCAAGGCAAAGCCTGGCAAGCGCGCCCAGGAACGCGCCGCCGAAAAGGCTCAGAAGGTTGCTGACGCCGACGCTGCTGCTGCCGACGCCGCGGAATAA
- a CDS encoding amino acid ABC transporter permease encodes MALRPSPDRHVKDDYPWWLIALVVIGIALAAVIVANDIYAQVFRTVVNGVGITVFVTLVAFVLATVLGLGICLLGMADSQVLRQIARFYIEIIRGIPILVLLFYVAFVGAPALVASYNVLISPLVTSGMAEPILVRDLSLMWRAIIALTIGYSSFIAEIFRAGFQSVDLGQIEAAKALGLSRYRRFRSVVFPQAIRVIFPPLSNDFVSMVKDSSLVSVLGVADITQMGKVYAAGSFRFFETYSIVTYIYLILTIGLSLALRRTEKWMKSR; translated from the coding sequence ATGGCTTTGCGACCATCTCCCGACAGGCACGTCAAGGACGACTATCCCTGGTGGCTGATCGCGCTTGTCGTGATCGGCATCGCCCTTGCTGCCGTCATCGTCGCCAACGATATCTACGCTCAGGTTTTCCGCACCGTCGTCAACGGTGTCGGCATCACCGTCTTCGTCACGCTGGTCGCCTTCGTGCTCGCCACCGTGCTCGGCCTCGGCATCTGCCTGCTCGGCATGGCCGACAGCCAGGTGTTGCGCCAGATCGCGCGATTCTACATTGAGATCATCCGCGGCATCCCGATCCTCGTGCTACTGTTCTACGTCGCCTTCGTCGGTGCACCGGCTCTGGTTGCTTCCTATAACGTCCTGATTTCGCCGCTGGTGACATCAGGCATGGCCGAGCCCATCCTGGTGCGCGATCTCTCGTTGATGTGGCGAGCGATCATCGCGCTGACGATCGGTTACTCTTCCTTCATCGCCGAGATCTTCCGGGCCGGTTTCCAGTCGGTCGATCTCGGCCAGATCGAGGCTGCCAAGGCACTCGGCCTTTCCCGCTACCGGCGCTTCCGTTCCGTCGTCTTCCCGCAGGCGATCCGGGTGATCTTCCCGCCGCTCTCCAACGATTTCGTCTCGATGGTGAAGGACAGCTCGCTCGTCTCCGTGCTCGGCGTCGCCGACATCACTCAGATGGGCAAGGTCTATGCCGCCGGCTCCTTCCGCTTCTTCGAAACCTATTCGATCGTCACCTATATCTACCTGATCCTGACGATCGGCCTGTCGCTGGCGCTGCGGCGGACGGAGAAGTGGATGAAGTCGCGGTGA
- the trmD gene encoding tRNA (guanosine(37)-N1)-methyltransferase TrmD: MAFRASVLTLYPEMFPGHLGFSLAGKAMERGQWSLDAVQIRDFATDRHRTVDDTPAGGGAGMVLKPDVLARAIDSTAENDTRPRLLMSPRGRPLTQERVRELAAGNGVIIVCGRFEGVDQRVIEARGLEEVSIGDYVLSGGEPAALIVLDAIIRILPGVMGNDLSGLHESFEGGLLEHPHYTRPQAWEGREIPAILTSGNHGAIEKWRHQEAVRLTRERRPDLLEKAESDKNG, encoded by the coding sequence ATGGCCTTCCGGGCGAGCGTGCTGACACTCTATCCGGAAATGTTTCCGGGGCATCTGGGCTTCTCGCTCGCCGGCAAGGCGATGGAGCGAGGGCAATGGTCGCTGGATGCAGTGCAAATCCGCGACTTCGCCACCGACAGGCACCGCACCGTCGACGACACTCCGGCTGGCGGCGGCGCCGGCATGGTGCTGAAACCCGACGTTCTCGCCCGTGCGATCGACAGCACCGCGGAAAATGATACCCGCCCGCGCCTGCTGATGAGCCCGCGCGGCCGGCCGCTGACGCAGGAGCGCGTACGCGAGCTTGCGGCCGGCAACGGCGTCATCATCGTCTGCGGCCGCTTTGAGGGCGTCGACCAGCGAGTGATCGAGGCGCGCGGACTGGAAGAGGTCTCGATCGGCGACTACGTGCTATCAGGCGGCGAGCCGGCGGCGCTGATCGTGCTCGACGCGATCATCCGCATCCTGCCCGGTGTCATGGGCAACGATCTTTCCGGCCTGCACGAAAGCTTCGAAGGCGGCCTTCTGGAACATCCCCACTATACCCGGCCGCAGGCTTGGGAAGGCCGGGAAATCCCCGCCATTCTCACCTCGGGCAACCACGGCGCCATCGAAAAATGGCGGCATCAGGAGGCGGTGCGGCTGACGCGGGAGCGACGGCCGGACCTGCTCGAAAAAGCTGAGAGTGACAAAAACGGCTGA
- a CDS encoding cell surface protein, giving the protein MRRKMAKSLAHAILTVFASLASIDAVGAVSMHPTLPPLTQVSSSQLLQVAQNRVPSVNGYRGSSKARPGYIKSSNGYWYPSRAFDDYTGSIRRPTNLGNTCNYGFAPTNGSSSCNY; this is encoded by the coding sequence ATGAGGCGGAAAATGGCAAAGAGTCTCGCGCATGCCATCCTGACCGTATTTGCATCGCTGGCATCGATCGACGCCGTGGGCGCCGTATCGATGCATCCAACCCTACCGCCGCTCACGCAGGTCTCGTCGAGCCAACTGCTGCAGGTGGCGCAGAACAGAGTACCGTCAGTCAACGGATATCGCGGCTCCAGCAAGGCCCGACCCGGTTATATCAAGAGCTCGAACGGTTATTGGTATCCCTCGCGCGCCTTCGACGATTATACCGGCTCGATTAGACGGCCGACGAACCTGGGCAATACCTGCAACTACGGCTTTGCCCCGACCAACGGATCGTCCAGTTGCAATTACTGA
- the leuC gene encoding 3-isopropylmalate dehydratase large subunit has protein sequence MSAPRTLYDKIWDDHLVDQQPDGTCLLYIDRHLVHEVTSPQAFEGLRMTGRKVRAPEKTLAVVDHNVPTSPDRHLGIKNEESRIQVEALATNAAEFGVEYYSASDKRQGIVHIVGPEQGFTLPGMTIVCGDSHTSTHGAFGALAHGIGTSEVEHVLATQTLIQKKAKNMLVRVDGLLPPHVTAKDIILAIIGEIGTAGGTGHVIEFAGEAIRALSMEGRMTICNMTIEGGARAGLIAPDEKTFEYIKGKPRAPKGEALQQAIAYWKTLETDEGAHYDRVVVLDAASLPPIVSWGSSPEDVISVQGIVPNPDDIQDETKRTSKWRALDYMGLKPGTKMTDITLDRVFIGSCTNGRIEDLREVAKVVEGKTVAATVDAMIVPGSGLVKEQAEAEGLDKIFKAAGFDWREPGCSMCLAMNDDRLKPGERCASTSNRNFEGRQGFKGRTHLVSPAMAAAAAIAGHFVDIRDWN, from the coding sequence ATGAGCGCACCGCGTACTCTCTACGACAAGATCTGGGACGATCACCTGGTCGACCAACAGCCGGACGGCACCTGTCTTCTCTACATCGACCGCCATCTGGTCCATGAAGTCACGTCGCCGCAGGCGTTCGAAGGCCTGCGCATGACCGGCCGCAAGGTTCGCGCCCCGGAAAAGACGCTCGCCGTCGTCGACCATAACGTTCCGACCTCGCCCGATCGCCATCTCGGCATCAAAAACGAGGAAAGCCGCATCCAGGTGGAAGCGCTGGCCACCAACGCCGCCGAATTCGGCGTCGAATATTATTCGGCAAGCGACAAGCGCCAGGGCATCGTCCACATCGTCGGTCCGGAACAGGGCTTCACCCTGCCCGGCATGACCATCGTCTGCGGTGACAGCCACACTTCGACGCACGGCGCCTTCGGCGCGCTGGCGCACGGCATCGGCACCTCCGAAGTCGAGCATGTGCTGGCGACCCAGACGCTGATCCAGAAGAAGGCGAAGAACATGCTGGTGCGGGTCGACGGCCTGCTTCCGCCGCACGTTACCGCCAAGGACATCATCCTCGCCATCATCGGCGAAATCGGCACCGCCGGCGGCACCGGCCACGTCATCGAATTTGCCGGCGAAGCGATCCGCGCGCTGTCGATGGAAGGCCGCATGACCATCTGCAACATGACGATCGAAGGCGGCGCCCGCGCCGGCCTGATCGCCCCTGACGAAAAGACCTTCGAATACATCAAGGGCAAGCCGCGCGCGCCGAAGGGCGAGGCGCTGCAACAGGCAATCGCCTACTGGAAGACATTGGAGACCGACGAAGGCGCTCACTATGACCGCGTCGTCGTGCTCGATGCCGCCAGCCTGCCGCCGATCGTCTCCTGGGGCTCCTCGCCCGAGGACGTTATCTCCGTCCAGGGCATCGTCCCGAACCCCGACGACATCCAGGACGAGACCAAGCGCACCTCCAAGTGGCGCGCCCTCGACTATATGGGTCTGAAGCCTGGCACGAAGATGACCGACATTACCCTCGATCGCGTCTTCATCGGTTCCTGCACCAACGGCCGCATCGAGGATCTGCGCGAAGTCGCCAAGGTGGTCGAAGGCAAGACGGTTGCCGCCACCGTCGATGCGATGATCGTTCCGGGCTCCGGCCTCGTCAAGGAACAGGCGGAGGCCGAAGGCCTCGACAAGATCTTCAAGGCTGCCGGTTTCGACTGGCGCGAGCCGGGCTGCTCGATGTGCCTGGCCATGAATGACGACCGCCTGAAGCCGGGCGAGCGTTGCGCCTCGACCTCGAACCGCAACTTCGAAGGCCGTCAGGGCTTCAAGGGCCGCACGCATCTCGTCTCGCCGGCAATGGCCGCTGCCGCCGCGATCGCCGGTCACTTCGTCGATATCCGCGACTGGAACTGA
- the rplS gene encoding 50S ribosomal protein L19 produces MNIIQQLEAEQVAKIEAKRTLPEFSPGDTLRVNVKVTEGTRTRVQAYEGVCIARSGGGLQENFTVRKISYGEGVERVFPVYSPMIESVDVVRRGKVRRAKLYYLRDRRGKSARIVEDTGVRARKLNDAERAAIAEEKARIEAEKVAAAQALAAEKAVAEAAEAKAAAEAAAAAAAEPAAE; encoded by the coding sequence ATGAACATCATTCAGCAGCTTGAGGCCGAACAGGTCGCCAAGATCGAAGCCAAGCGCACGCTTCCAGAATTTTCCCCGGGCGACACCCTCCGCGTCAACGTGAAGGTCACGGAAGGCACCCGTACCCGCGTTCAGGCCTATGAAGGCGTCTGCATCGCCCGCTCCGGCGGCGGCCTGCAGGAAAACTTCACGGTCCGCAAGATCTCGTACGGCGAAGGCGTCGAGCGCGTATTCCCGGTTTACTCGCCGATGATCGAAAGCGTCGACGTCGTTCGCCGTGGTAAGGTCCGTCGCGCCAAGCTTTATTACCTGCGCGACCGTCGCGGCAAGTCTGCCCGTATTGTTGAAGACACCGGCGTCCGCGCCCGCAAGCTTAACGACGCCGAGCGCGCCGCCATTGCCGAGGAAAAGGCACGCATCGAAGCTGAAAAGGTTGCAGCAGCCCAGGCGCTCGCCGCCGAGAAGGCAGTAGCAGAAGCAGCGGAAGCCAAGGCCGCTGCTGAAGCAGCAGCCGCTGCCGCCGCGGAACCGGCAGCAGAATAA
- a CDS encoding basic amino acid ABC transporter substrate-binding protein produces MLFRRTVLASFAALSLLPLAAMAAALPDLGGKSVVVVTENAYPPLQFVDPKSGKPIGWEYDAMNEIAKRLNFKVEYQNTSWDAMIQAVSDGQYNIGMTGITIKEDRKQKVDFSDPYMRSQQFMLVRGDEKRFTEAKSFGAFKDGLVGAQPGTTPFYTAVYEVLDGNEQNPRIKLFETFGATVQALKAGDVDVVLTDGTAGKGYVDASGGALKLIGEPLGTEDFGFIFPKGSDLVAPVNAAIAALKADGTLDALNKKWFLDYKMGE; encoded by the coding sequence ATGTTGTTTCGCCGCACCGTTCTTGCGAGCTTCGCCGCCCTTAGTCTTCTGCCGCTCGCCGCAATGGCCGCTGCGCTGCCCGATCTAGGCGGCAAGAGCGTCGTCGTCGTTACCGAGAACGCCTATCCGCCGCTGCAATTCGTGGATCCGAAATCCGGCAAGCCGATCGGCTGGGAATATGATGCGATGAACGAGATCGCCAAGCGCCTGAATTTCAAGGTCGAGTATCAGAACACCAGCTGGGACGCGATGATCCAGGCGGTTTCCGACGGCCAGTACAATATCGGCATGACCGGCATTACCATCAAGGAAGACCGCAAGCAGAAGGTCGATTTCTCCGACCCCTATATGCGCTCGCAACAGTTCATGCTGGTGCGCGGCGACGAGAAGCGTTTCACCGAGGCCAAGTCCTTCGGCGCATTCAAGGACGGCCTGGTCGGCGCGCAACCCGGCACGACGCCTTTCTATACCGCTGTCTATGAAGTGCTCGACGGCAACGAACAGAACCCGCGCATCAAGCTGTTCGAAACCTTCGGCGCCACCGTCCAGGCCCTGAAGGCCGGCGACGTCGACGTCGTGTTGACAGACGGCACTGCCGGCAAGGGTTATGTCGATGCCTCGGGCGGCGCCCTGAAACTGATCGGCGAGCCGCTCGGCACCGAGGATTTCGGCTTCATTTTCCCGAAGGGCTCCGATCTCGTCGCCCCGGTCAATGCCGCCATCGCCGCTCTCAAGGCCGACGGCACGCTGGATGCGCTGAACAAGAAGTGGTTCCTCGACTACAAGATGGGCGAATGA
- a CDS encoding chorismate mutase: MIDPNVKAQLASYRQSIDNIDAALVHMLAERFRCTKEVGVLKAKYNLPPADPAREEYQIERLRQLAKAANLDPDFAEKFLNFVIKEVIRHHEQIAADHAEQSAAAR, from the coding sequence ATGATTGATCCAAACGTCAAAGCCCAGCTCGCGAGCTATCGTCAGTCGATCGACAACATCGATGCCGCTCTCGTGCACATGCTGGCCGAACGCTTCCGCTGCACCAAAGAGGTCGGCGTGCTGAAGGCCAAATACAATCTGCCGCCGGCCGACCCGGCGCGCGAGGAATACCAGATCGAACGCCTTCGCCAGCTGGCGAAGGCTGCCAATCTGGACCCGGATTTCGCCGAGAAGTTCCTGAACTTCGTCATCAAGGAAGTCATCCGGCATCATGAGCAGATCGCTGCGGATCACGCTGAGCAGAGCGCCGCAGCCCGATAA